One genomic window of Glycine max cultivar Williams 82 chromosome 16, Glycine_max_v4.0, whole genome shotgun sequence includes the following:
- the LOC100778579 gene encoding nucleolar MIF4G domain-containing protein 1 codes for MEKQTLEKSRRERRKESRLAKNASKHHSWLLHQKSRALKKHGNNSDSELETKSKSDTSVSPSVKETQIEKLESYSRKHETDEEYMLSEEEHGGSVAKKKKKTKKGFSNKCSSKSMVEMMGLQDVSIAAKKDLELERKLSKKLKVKEGKLRGLDDGLNIILDGMSSAFDFMGEGGVLGTGELSTKRLKKSSSTKKDKFSKKRMKVEAMDDVSRHVETSEEDVESDDVPDSAPSRKKIKKSKLSGQQKEDNAEDDGVGISKPMKSCGMEAELGDAPAEVPEKKAKEKYIAPHLRARAGNEPEEHTQIRRRVRGLLNRLSESNVESITGELSLIFQSVARSVATQILTEEVLASCSSGPRGNQQYAAVFAAFVAGMACLVGVDFSAKFMASFAKCFEDEYNKEDNLSLRNLTLLLSYLCIFGVCSSDLIYDFLVMLSKRLTEADVSIILALLQCCGMKIRADDPAAMKDFILSIQNTSNKLKASSGDDNEKQNSKRMEFMLEIVCDIKNNKRKPNEDSAHHTRIKKWLQKLRVDDILIRGFKWSKLLDPDKKGQWWLSGDVASSTGNVEEVANRIDKDVHETQRMLQLAAAQKMNTDARRAIFCIIMSGEDYLDAFEKLLRLELPGKQDRDIMRVLVECCLQEKVFNKYYTVLASKLCEHDKNHKFTLQFCLWDQFKDLESMPLMRSMHLAKFVAEMVSSFTLSLSVLKTVDLNDITLLTPKRIMHFRILFESILEYPENLVWNIFTRAAVTPELESFRQGLEFFIKEYIVKNNKDLSQKFKLAKRALNNVEGILM; via the exons ATGG AGAAGCAAACCTTGGAGAAATCGCGCCGGGAACGAAGGAAAGAATCCCGCTTGGCAAAGAATGCATCAAAACATCACTCCTGGCTCCTCCACCAG AAATCTCGAGCTTTGAAAAAACATGGCAACAATTCAGATTCAGAGTTAGAAACTAAAAGCAAATCCGACACATCAGTTAGTCCTAGTGTCAAGGAAACACAAATTGAGAAGTTGGAATCTTACTCTAGGAAACATGAGACAGATGAAGAATACATGTTGTCAGAGGAAGAACATGGTGGTTCTGttgcaaagaaaaagaagaaaacaaagaagggTTTTTCTAACAAATGTTCCAGCAAGAGCATGGTGGAGATGATGGGCCTGCAGGATGTTTCTATAGCTGCCAAAAAGGATCTAGAACTTGAAAGGAAGCTTTCCAAGAAGCTCAAGGTGAAGGAAGGAAAATTGAGGGGACTGGATGATGGGCTGAACATAATACTCGATGGAATGTCGTCAGCTTTTGATTTCATGGGAGAAGGGGGGGTTCTTGGTACTGGTGAATTGTCCACGAAGAGATTGAAGAAGAGCTCATCGACTAAGAAGGAcaagttttcaaagaaaagaatgaaagtgGAAGCAATGGATGATGTATCACGGCATGTAGAAACTTCTGAAGAAGACGTAGAATCGGATGATGTTCCTGATAGTGCACCTTCAaggaagaaaattaagaaaagcaaATTGTCGGGTCAACAGAAGGAAGACAATGCGGAGGATGATGGTGTTGGCATATCCAAGCCTATGAAATCTTGTGGAATGGAAGCGGAATTGGGGGATGCTCCTGCTGAAGTTCCGGAAAAGAAagccaaagaaaaatatatagcgCCTCACTTGAGAGCTCGTGCAGGCAATGAACCTGAAGAGCATACTCAAATTCGAAGACGTGTGCGTG GCCTTCTTAATAGACTTTCTGAATCTAATGTTGAGTCAATTACTGGGGAATTGTCCTTGATCTTTCAG TCTGTTGCTCGTAGTGTTGCTACACAGATCTTGACTGAGGAAGTTTTGGCATCATGTTCTAGTGGTCCTCGTGGAAATCAACA GTATGCTGCTGTTTTTGCTGCATTTGTTGCTGGGATGGCATGTTTGGTCGGTGTTGACTTCAGTGCAAAGTTTATGGCTTCCTTTGCAAAATGCTTTGAG GATGAGTACAATAAAGAAGACAATCTCTCCTTGCGGAATCTTACTCTTCTCTTATCCTATTTATGCATATTTGGAGTCTGTTCTAG TGATTTAATATATGACTTTCTGGTCATGCTGAGCAAGCGTTTAACTGAGGCAGATGTATCTATCATTTTGGCATTGTTACAAT GTTGTGGGATGAAAATAAGGGCTGATGATCCAGCTGCCATGAAAGATTTCATTCTTAGTATTCAGAATACATCAAATAAGTTGAAGGCTTCCTCTGGAGATGACAATGaaaagcaaaatagtaaaaGA ATGGAGTTCATGCTTGAAATCGTATGTGACATCAAGAATAACAAAAGAAAGCCAAATGAGGACTCTGCACATCACACTCGGATTAAGAAGTGGTTACAAAAG ttGAGAGTTGATGACATTTTGATTAGAGGGTTTAAATGGAGCAAGTTACTTGATCCTGACAAGAAGGGCCAATGGTGGTTGTCTGGGGATGTGGCTTCTTCAACAGGTAATGTTGAAGAAGTTGCCAACAGAATAGACAAGGATGTTCATGAAACCCAAAGAATGCTTCAGCTCGCTGCTGCTCAAAAGATGAACACAGATGCCCGAAGGGCAATCTTTTGTATAATAATGAGTGGGGAGGACTATCTTGATGCATTTGAGAAGCTTCTAAGATTGGAGTTACCAGGCAAGCAG GACAGAGATATCATGCGGGTTCTTGTGGAGTGTTGCTTGCAAGAGAAAGTTTTTAACAAGTATTATACAGTGCTGGCTTCCAAGTTATGCGAGCATGACAAAAATCACAAGTTTACTCTACAG TTTTGCCTGTGGGACCAGTTTAAGGACCTGGAGTCAATGCCGCTAATGAGGTCAATGCATCTTGCAAAATTTGTGGCTGAAATGGTTTCCTCTTTCACTCTCTCCCTTTCTGTTTTGAAGACTGTGGATCTGAATGATATCACCCTATTGACACCAAAAAGGATCATGCATTTCCGCATTCTGTTTGAGTCCATTTTAGAGTATCCTGAAAACCTGGTATGGAATATCTTCACACGTGCAGCAGTGACCCCTGAACTTGAAAGTTTTAGGCAAGGCCTTGAGTTTTTCATAAAGGAGTATATTGTGAAAAACAATAAAGATCTAAGTCAAAAGTTTAAGTTAGCAAAAAGGGCCCTTAATAATGTGGAAGGAATTTTGATGTGA
- the LOC100806565 gene encoding blue copper protein 1a has protein sequence MASAARLTFFAVSMVLLSSVAIATDFTVGDGTGWTLDFNYTAWAQAKLFRVGDTLWFNYDKTKHNVVKVNGTEFQECSFTANNEVLSSGKDSIVLKTEGKKWYVCGVGNHCAAHQMKFVINVEAQGPAPAPTSSAPSLVSSLFGLLFLAIAAIFA, from the exons atggcttctgcAGCTCGCTTGACCTTCTTTGCCGTTTCCATGGTTttgctttcttcagttgccaTAGCAACTGACTTCACTGTGGGTGATGGGACTGGCTGGACTCTTGACTTCAACTACACAGCGTGGGCACAGGCCAAACTTTTCCGTGTTGGTGACACCCTTT GGTTCAATTACGACAAGACGAAGCACAACGTGGTGAAAGTGAATGGGACAGAATTCCAGGAGTGCAGCTTCACGGCAAACAACGAGGTACTTTCGAGCGGAAAGGACAGCATAGTGCTGAAAACGGAAGGGAAGAAGTGGTACGTTTGTGGCGTAGGAAACCACTGCGCTGCTCATCAAATGAAGTTTGTTATCAACGTTGAAGCCCAGGGTCCTGCTCCTGCTCCCACTTCTTCTGCTCCTTCTCTAGTTTCATCTCTATTTGGACTCCTCTTCCTTGCCATCGCAGCCATCTTTGCTTGA
- the LOC100527560 gene encoding alpha-crystallin domain-containing protein, giving the protein MEITKHANRSYEDFDPLFMWRREEGRDTLELHLPGFRRDQIRIQINHVGLLVISGERHFEGNRWKRFKKEFEIPSHCNDDAIHGNMMQSILSVVMPKKSPQINQEDQQEHKKEKRANKKEEAETSTKEAIAEEDMAHAEEYQQFEENYNHVGPLPQETTREVALKFMLVMVLILVIASYLADVSKSLMAQGASYFHN; this is encoded by the exons ATGGAAATTACCAAGCATGCTAATCGGTCTTATGAAGATTTTGATCCTTTGTTTATGTGGCGCAGAGAAGAGGGCCGTGACACCCTTGAACTTCACCTTCCAG gttttAGGAGAGACCAAATAAGAATTCAGATAAACCATGTTGGTTTGTTGGTAATAAGTGGGGAGCGTCATTTCGAAGGAAATAGATGGAAACGTTTCAAGAAAGAATTCGAAATTCCATCACACTGCAATGACGATGCAATTCATGGCAACATGATGCAGAGCATTCTTTCGGTGGTGATGCCAAAGAAAAGTCCTCAAATTAACCAAGAGGATCAGCAAGAAcacaagaaagagaaaagggcaaataaaaaagaagaagctgaAACCTCAACCAAAGAGGCAATAGCTGAAGAAGATATGGCTCATGCAGAAGAGTACCAGCAGTTTGAAGAAAATTATAATCACGTGGGGCCGTTACCACAGGAAACTACTAGAGAAGTTGCCCTAAAATTCATGCTTGTGATGGTTCTGATATTGGTTATAGCAAGTTACCTAGCAGATGTAAGCAAAAGCCTCATGGCCCAAGGTGCTTCATATTTTCACAATTAG
- the LOC100779116 gene encoding LOW QUALITY PROTEIN: ALA-interacting subunit 3 (The sequence of the model RefSeq protein was modified relative to this genomic sequence to represent the inferred CDS: substituted 1 base at 1 genomic stop codon): MSVEPPSNSVAVADGRSKNAMKPKYSRFSQQELHAWQPILTPSWAISIFTVIELIFILVGLASYLVMQVVEVPFRYDDECLPPDHKNDAVAYIKDFGSNKTCTMKLTVKNELKAPVYVYYQLKNFYQNHRRYVYVKSRDDRQLRSKASENDVGTCSPEDYTPNDKGHKPIVPCGLIAWSLFNDTYKLSSNNKDLMINKKNIAWTSDQKGNLGPKNFQAGGLIGGARLNQSLPLSEQEDLIVXMRTAALPTFKKLYGKIETGNIEVNDEVMLVIENNYNTYEFGGRKSFVLSTTTRVDGRNHFLGMTYILVGGISLLFAAAFLLLYVMQTRSLGDASYLSWNKNPGSLR; encoded by the exons ATGTCTGTAGAACCTCCATCCAACTCGGTGGCCGTCGCAGACGGACGATCAAAGAATGCCATGAAGCCCAAAT ATTCTAGATTCTCACAGCAAGAACTTCATGCATGGCAACCAATTCTAACACCTAGTTGG gCCATTTCAATATTTACGGTTATAGAACTCATCTTCATTCTTGTTGGTCTTGCTTCAT ATCTTGTGATGCAGGTGGTGGAAGTTCCATTCCGATATGATGATGAATGCCTTCCACCTGATCATAAAAATGATGCAGTGGCATATATTAAAGACTTCGGGTCAAACAAAACTTGCACCATGAAATTGACT GTTAAGAATGAATTGAAGGCCCCTGTTTATGTCTATTATCAGCTTAAGAACTTTTACCAAAACCATCGCCGGTAT GT ATATGTTAAAAGTAGAGATGATAGACAACTGAGGAGTAAAGCATCTGAGAATGATGTAGGCACATGTAGTCCCGAAGACTATACACCAAATGACAAGGGCCATAAACCAATTGTTCCATGTGGCCTTATTGCATGGAGTCTATTTAATGACACATACAAACTTTCAAGCAATAACAAGGATTTGATGATCAACAAAAAGAACATAGCATGGACGAGTGACCAAAAGGGAAATTTGGGTCCAAAGAATTTTCAGGCTGGAGGTTTGATTGGGGGTGCTAGACTTAACCAGAGCTTACCG TTGAGTGAACAAGAGGATCTCATTGTTTGAATGCGGACAGCAGCACTGCCTACTTTCAAAAAACTGTATGGAAAGATTGAGACTGGCAATATTGAAGTTAATGATGAAGTAATGCTTGTaatagaaaacaattataatacATACGAGTTTGGAGGCAGAAAGAGCTTTGTTCTTTCCACCACAACTAGGGTTGATGGAAGAAATCACTTCTTGGGGATGACATATATTCTCGTTGGTGGGATTTCCTTGCTATTTGCTGCAGCTTTCCTACTTCTATATGTGATGCAGACAAG GTCACTTGGGGATGCATCATACTTGTCTTGGAACAAAAATCCCGGAAGTCTAAGATGA
- the LOC100812446 gene encoding binding partner of ACD11 1 isoform X1, whose amino-acid sequence MQVTETRTVQVKQLSDLAGVREIHEFFSFSGEIEHVEILSEDGKSKTAYVTFKDPKALEIALLLSGATIVDQVVKITPAENYVPNREMQEVRVVENAINVVPSENSENVSSNIEEGIASPTNRRIYLSRAQDAVTNMLAKGSAIRQDAVNKAKAFDEKHQLTANASAKVISFDKRVGLTEKLTVGIAAMNQKVKSVDQRLQVSDKTMAAIIAAERKINDTGSAVKTSRYVTAGTAWFNGAFSKVAKAGHVASSKTREKFHLAVSNLTSKEPSVAAA is encoded by the exons ATGCAGGTAACTGAG ACGAGGACTGTTCAAGTTAAGCAGCTTTCAGATCTAGCTGGTGTAAGAGAGATTCACGAGTTCTTCTCCTTTTCTGGAGAAATCGAGCATGTTGAGATCCTGAG TGAAGATGGGAAATCAAAGACTGCATATGTGACATTTAAAGATCCCAAAGCACTTGAAATTGCATTATTATTATCG GGAGCAACAATAGTAGACCAGGTTGTGAAGATAACTCCAGCTGAGAACTATGTACCAAATCGTGAGATGCAG GAAGTAAGAGTGGTGGAAAATGCTATAAATGTTGTTCCTTCTGAGAATTCTGAGAACGTCTCCTCAAATATTGAG GAGGGGATAGCCAGCCCCACCAATAGAAGAATCTACCTTAGTAGAGCACAAGATGCAGTTACAAATATGCTGGCGAAAGGTTCAGCAATAAGACAAGATGCAGTGAACAAAGCTAAAGCATTTGATGAAAAGCATCAATTGACTGCCAATGCATCTGCAAAGGTCATTTCTTTTGACAAGAGAGTTGGACTGACGGAGAAATTGACAGTAGGCATCGCTGCAATGAACCAGAAAGTCAAGTCTGTGGATCAGAGGCTTCAGGTGTCAGATAAAACAATGGCAGCAATAATTGCAGCTGAGAGGAAGATAAATGACACTGGATCAGCTGTCAAAACAAGCAG ATATGTGACTGCTGGAACAGCATGGTTCAATGGTGCTTTTAGCAAGGTGGCAAAGGCTGGACATGTTGCAAGTTCTAAAACTAGAGAAAAATTTCATTTGGCTGTTTCAAACTTGACATCAAAG GAACCGTCAGTGGCTGCTGCATAG
- the LOC100812446 gene encoding binding partner of ACD11 1 isoform X2, which yields MQTRTVQVKQLSDLAGVREIHEFFSFSGEIEHVEILSEDGKSKTAYVTFKDPKALEIALLLSGATIVDQVVKITPAENYVPNREMQEVRVVENAINVVPSENSENVSSNIEEGIASPTNRRIYLSRAQDAVTNMLAKGSAIRQDAVNKAKAFDEKHQLTANASAKVISFDKRVGLTEKLTVGIAAMNQKVKSVDQRLQVSDKTMAAIIAAERKINDTGSAVKTSRYVTAGTAWFNGAFSKVAKAGHVASSKTREKFHLAVSNLTSKEPSVAAA from the exons ATGCAG ACGAGGACTGTTCAAGTTAAGCAGCTTTCAGATCTAGCTGGTGTAAGAGAGATTCACGAGTTCTTCTCCTTTTCTGGAGAAATCGAGCATGTTGAGATCCTGAG TGAAGATGGGAAATCAAAGACTGCATATGTGACATTTAAAGATCCCAAAGCACTTGAAATTGCATTATTATTATCG GGAGCAACAATAGTAGACCAGGTTGTGAAGATAACTCCAGCTGAGAACTATGTACCAAATCGTGAGATGCAG GAAGTAAGAGTGGTGGAAAATGCTATAAATGTTGTTCCTTCTGAGAATTCTGAGAACGTCTCCTCAAATATTGAG GAGGGGATAGCCAGCCCCACCAATAGAAGAATCTACCTTAGTAGAGCACAAGATGCAGTTACAAATATGCTGGCGAAAGGTTCAGCAATAAGACAAGATGCAGTGAACAAAGCTAAAGCATTTGATGAAAAGCATCAATTGACTGCCAATGCATCTGCAAAGGTCATTTCTTTTGACAAGAGAGTTGGACTGACGGAGAAATTGACAGTAGGCATCGCTGCAATGAACCAGAAAGTCAAGTCTGTGGATCAGAGGCTTCAGGTGTCAGATAAAACAATGGCAGCAATAATTGCAGCTGAGAGGAAGATAAATGACACTGGATCAGCTGTCAAAACAAGCAG ATATGTGACTGCTGGAACAGCATGGTTCAATGGTGCTTTTAGCAAGGTGGCAAAGGCTGGACATGTTGCAAGTTCTAAAACTAGAGAAAAATTTCATTTGGCTGTTTCAAACTTGACATCAAAG GAACCGTCAGTGGCTGCTGCATAG